One stretch of Punica granatum isolate Tunisia-2019 chromosome 5, ASM765513v2, whole genome shotgun sequence DNA includes these proteins:
- the LOC116209375 gene encoding uncharacterized protein LOC116209375 isoform X1, with protein sequence MGEVGAAASLGFCINGSGFGTGKLKLQQQQLVMLKNRARCPMELTGTRSRKLLVVKSETGKKPSSYTSKIATDIPLYEAPGASFDQYLEDKPRVFKAIFPDKRRSQRLNEEEWRIQMLPIQFLFLKVWPQIDMRLRCRSMGKDYPAGVPHDVSKVLELDIIRWELQGLDNVLKPSHFSLGVRGALYAERREARSRLKGQLEMTISFILPPVLALVPGDVLQSVAESVLKRLVENMKHKVNGSLLADYGEFKSKARSVRFDQEVQTKVKST encoded by the exons ATGGGGGAAGTTGGAGCTGCAGCTTCTCTGGGCTTTTGCATTAATGGCTCGGGTTTCGGCACAGGGAAGTTGAagctgcagcagcagcaacttGTGATGCTGAAGAACAGAGCTCGATGCCCGATGGAGCTGACTGGGACGAGGTCGAGAAAGCTGCTGGTAGTAAAGAGCGAGACGGGGAAGAAGCCTTCCAGTTATACCTCCAAGATCGCGACTGACATCCCACTCTACGAAGCTCCCGGG GCTTCGTTCGATCAGTATTTGGAGGACAAGCCCAGAGTATTCAAAGCAATCTTTCCTGATAAAAGGAGAAGCCAGCGATTGAATGAG GAAGAGTGGAGAATTCAGATGCTCCCGATTCAGTTTCTATTCCTCAAGGTATGGCCACAGATTGACATGAGGTTGAGATGCAGGTCGATGGGCAAAGATTATCCGGCTGGAGTCCCTCATGATGTCTCCAAAGTCCTGGAGCTTGACATT ATAAGGTGGGAGCTCCAAGGGCTCGATAACGTTCTCAAGCCATCTCATTTCTCGCTCGGGGTTAGAGGAGCCTTGTACGCAGAAAGAAGGGAGGCAAGGAGCCGACTTAAAGGTCAGCTCGAGATGACCATAAGCTTTATTCTACCCCCAGTGCTTGCTCTTGTTCCCGGAGATGTCCTCCAAAGCGTAGCAGAATCG GTGTTGAAGAGATTGGTGGAGAACATGAAGCATAAAGTCAATGGCAGCTTGCTTGCAGATTACGGAGAGTTCAAAAGCAAAGCCCGAAGCGTCCGGTTTGATCAGGAAGTTCAGACCAAAGTTAAGAGTACCTAA
- the LOC116209375 gene encoding uncharacterized protein LOC116209375 isoform X2, which translates to MGEVGAAASLGFCINGSGFGTGKLKLQQQQLVMLKNRARCPMELTGTRSRKLLVVKSETGKKPSSYTSKIATDIPLYEAPGASFDQYLEDKPRVFKAIFPDKRRSQRLNEEEWRIQMLPIQFLFLKVWPQIDMRLRCRSMGKDYPAGVPHDVSKVLELDIIRWELQGLDNVLKPSHFSLGVRGALYAERREARSRLKGVEEIGGEHEA; encoded by the exons ATGGGGGAAGTTGGAGCTGCAGCTTCTCTGGGCTTTTGCATTAATGGCTCGGGTTTCGGCACAGGGAAGTTGAagctgcagcagcagcaacttGTGATGCTGAAGAACAGAGCTCGATGCCCGATGGAGCTGACTGGGACGAGGTCGAGAAAGCTGCTGGTAGTAAAGAGCGAGACGGGGAAGAAGCCTTCCAGTTATACCTCCAAGATCGCGACTGACATCCCACTCTACGAAGCTCCCGGG GCTTCGTTCGATCAGTATTTGGAGGACAAGCCCAGAGTATTCAAAGCAATCTTTCCTGATAAAAGGAGAAGCCAGCGATTGAATGAG GAAGAGTGGAGAATTCAGATGCTCCCGATTCAGTTTCTATTCCTCAAGGTATGGCCACAGATTGACATGAGGTTGAGATGCAGGTCGATGGGCAAAGATTATCCGGCTGGAGTCCCTCATGATGTCTCCAAAGTCCTGGAGCTTGACATT ATAAGGTGGGAGCTCCAAGGGCTCGATAACGTTCTCAAGCCATCTCATTTCTCGCTCGGGGTTAGAGGAGCCTTGTACGCAGAAAGAAGGGAGGCAAGGAGCCGACTTAAAG GTGTTGAAGAGATTGGTGGAGAACATGAAGCATAA
- the LOC116207787 gene encoding transcription factor MYB35-like, whose protein sequence is MGRPPCCDKLNVKRGLWTAEEDAKILAYVSAHGTGNWTLVPKKAGLNRCGKSCRLRWTNYLRPDLKHESFTPEEEQLIIDFHKAIGSRWSMIARQLPGRTDNDVKNYWNTKLRKKLAKMGIDPVTHKPIPQVMSEYGNINRLPDSTSLVRSTARSAPRSPSSILPRLPMINHMTRNHNSSQKPNSLAGQPDQNLWPGISAAAWDQLLRQFQENNIDQETMRQPQHFMNEVTSSSSSSSSSTVTTQLLNSSSPGSFGSSQAHIPRPPFTRPDLLPSDPLALGVDLQKQCSSFQSGIFTPGAGHEPPSLTEDQACVGISTLGNGPARDITAYNTGVPPYQAAPGDQLNHLYEAASPGNSFIDSILDRDSQIRPDFPELLDGFFDY, encoded by the exons ATGGGGAGGCCGCCGTGTTGTGACAAGTTGAACGTGAAGAGAGGGCTTTGGACCGCCGAGGAGGATGCCAAGATCCTCGCCTATGTCTCCGCCCATGGCACTGGCAACTGGACTCTTGTCCCCAAGAAAGCCG GTCTGAACAGATGCGGCAAGAGCTGCAGGCTGCGGTGGACTAACTACCTGAGGCCTGACCTCAAGCATGAGAGCTTCACCCCTGAAGAAGAGCAGCTCATCATCGACTTCCATAAAGCCATCGGAAGCAG ATGGTCTATGATTGCGAGGCAACTGCCGGGAAGAACAGATAATGATGTGAAGAACTACTGGAACACGAAGCTGAGGAAGAAGCTCGCCAAGATGGGAATCGATCCCGTGACCCACAAGCCCATCCCTCAGGTGATGTCCGAATATGGAAACATTAACCGGCTTCCGGACTCCACCTCGTTGGTCAGATCCACTGCCAGATCAGCTCCCAGATCACCATCTTCGATCCTCCCTCGACTTCCCATGATCAATCATATGACAAGGAACCATAATTCTAGCCAAAAACCGAACTCGTTGGCAGGGCAACCCGATCAGAATTTGTGGCCTGGCATCAGCGCTGCTGCTTGGGACCAGCTTCTGCGTCAGTTCCAAGAGAACAACATTGACCAAGAAACTATGCGGCAGCCACAGCATTTCATGAATGAGGTCAcgtcctcctcttcttcttcttcttcctcaactGTGACCACACAGCTCCTCAACTCTTCAAGCCCGGGCTCTTTTGGATCATCTCAGGCCCACATTCCCCGCCCTCCATTCACTCGCCCCGATCTACTCCCCAGCGATCCACTTGCGCTTGGTGTGGACCTGCAGAAGCAGTGCTCGAGCTTCCAATCAGGAATCTTTACGCCCGGTGCTGGCCACGAGCCTCCAAGTCTGACAGAAGATCAAGCGTGTGTGGGTATCTCAACCCTCGGGAATGGACCTGCTAGGGACATAACTGCGTACAACACAGGCGTTCCACCTTATCAAGCAGCTCCTGGGGATCAGCTGAATCATTTGTATGAAGCTGCTTCTCCCGGTAACTCCTTCATCGATTCAATTTTGGATAGAGACAGCCAGATTCGACCAGA